The Hordeum vulgare subsp. vulgare chromosome 7H, MorexV3_pseudomolecules_assembly, whole genome shotgun sequence DNA window CTAATACAAATAATTCTGAGAGAAGTACTCACCTTCTAATACAGTTCCAAAGACAATGTTCTGGCCATCAAGATCTGGACAGGGCCCTGGCCCTGTGGTCACCAGGAATTCAACATTGTGATAATTGGGACTGAGCTTGATGCTATCGTCATCGTCATTCTGCTCAAGACACAAGGATAGGGTGCCAGGCCTTGCATGTCTTAGTTGATACGCTTTAGGATCAACTGTCTCAACATTTCTCACAAGCTTCGAGGGAGGTTGGACCACACCCTTATCACGCCGAGAACCTTGTCGGCCAGCAGCAAAGAACTGACCTTGAAGCACCTTGTGGACAAGTGTGCCTCGATATGCTGAAGCAGTGCAGGTAGTTTTGAAGTTGGTAGTAGTGATCGGGAGTAGCCGACCATAGAGACCAAAGACTACACGTCCAAGAGGCTCAGAATCAGGGCATGAAGCAAGTTCAGCTCCTAACGTGCGGTCATTGCTAAAGAAGCTTGGACAGATGCTAAAGTCCATGAATATGCGGTCGGTGATGGTGGTGTCAATTGTGGAGGGGGATGGAGCCTTTGTATCGTCTATGGCAAAGGAGGAGGAAGCGGAGAGGAGAAGAGAGGAGGCAGGGAGCATGACGAGAGATCGTCTAGGAATTTGGGGGGACTGGTTGTATTTATGGGTGTTGTCATGGTTTGGTTTTGAGGTAGCGAAACAGGAAGATTGGCTgttggggtggtggtggagactgCTAAGAGAAACGTGGTCAGCCATGGAGGAAGTAGCTTTTGTGCTTGATGAAGGCAGCATTTCGTTGCTAAGTGACTGCTTCAGCGTATGTCCTTCTGCCAATACTTCATTTCCTACAATAACAGAAGATGAATGTGCCATAAACTTTGCTTAAGTAATATGCTTACTCTCTTGACAACTAGCATAAAAGTGTCAGGTATAACTACAAGCCCAGGTAATCATAACATAAGAACTCTAGGTTATCTCTCTACTTTTTCACATGGAGCTCACCCAGGATGGAGCATATGACATGGGTGTACAGACCTCTCTTTATTCTAAAAATGACTCCTACTCCAGCAACCTAATTAAGCCACGTCACCCCTAGAATTACAGTCGGTAAATTAATTAATATATTTCCTATTTACTGCACTTATGCATTGTATGTGGTGCAAACAATGAATGTAAGAACTGTTGCTAAAGAATTGGAAGTTTGGTGCCTGAAAGGCTATGTTGAACGGAAATGTTCTGTCCTTTGAAAACAACATTTCATTTATATATACAAGTAAAAAAGCTTCATGCATATATATAGAAGTAGAAGATGTGTCATGCATATAAAGACTGACTGTGTACTGTGTTCGGCCCAGATCTGTGCAGTAAATCAAAACTCGATGGACAATTTAGGTATTGAGGCACGTGTATTAACTGAAGTTGCTAAATGTTTAAACGAAATATATACTGAACGATTCTGGAAGGTTCTCGTCTGCATCTTGTCTTACATAGCGTGCAATGCTCCCGATATCACATCAACATAAGATATGTCAAGGTTACGCCTGAATAACATCAAAATCTGCCCCAAGAATTTAATTCTCTTTTGGTAACCTGGAGGAGTTGCTTGAGACTGGTACTCAACTGCTCATTGAAAATTATGTTTTGAAGTGTTAGAAGAAAGCTTCATGCACCATTGAGAAAATACAGTAAAACCTCTTTTCAGAAACAAATCATGTTTGAACTATTAAAGACATGCATGCTAAAGAGAATACATGAGGCAAGAAATTACTAGGGCTATTCATAGACATACTTGGTTACTTAATTGTAGATACGCCCGCAGCAACATGCGAGCATGGCCCTAGTGTACAGCTATCATAATAGGCAAGAAACAGCAATCAAGTAGACACAATACACATGTATGCCGTATGCTGACAATTGCATCAGAGTTTCTTAAATATATATGGATTTCACATTACAGCCCGCTAGCCTACTCCCTCCACCATTGGCCCTCCAAAAACTCAGTAGGCAATCACCACCAGCCCACTCTTAATAAGTCCATCTGCCCAACAAGCTGACAGGCAGCAATTGAACAAAAGAAGTGCCCATCCGCCTGGGCCACCGGCAACCCCGAACCGCCAAAGTGGCGACTGGCATCTGTGACCTCATACTGCTTAAGCAGGACGCGCTTAACCAGGTTGGCTCGCCGCTTTGTTGTCTTGCTTTGACATTAGACATTTGTACTAACTGAGTAACTGTGAACTGTAACAATATTATTCTACTACTCTTGGTCCCTAGATCCATGAACGAGTTGTCTGTTTCAGACAAAGACTCACAATACGAGGAGTAAATCTGACAGTTCGAAAGCTTATTTCTCATAAACTCAACCAGAATCACTGGCCACCTAGTAAGCATCCCTTGACGTCCATGGCACGCAGCTGACTCAGTGTGATAGTTTCAGTCGGACCAGCAATGTCAGTTTCGCATGTAAACTGAAGGGAAAGCAAGGGAGGGAGCAGCCCGTTTCCTTGTACAGCGCCCAAAGAAATGGAAATAGAGCGGCGTAGCCACGGCGCACGGACCTCACCTTCCAGATcaccggcggcggcggacggTGGCGGCACAACCCTGCAGCTGCACTTGGCCCTGCGGCTGCGGAAGGCGGAGGTAGAGGCCAGGGACGAGGACGGGACGGGGCGGCGGTTGGATCTAGGGTCGTGGTCTCGGCGGTGGAGTGCGAGGCCTAGGgacgtggcggtggcggtggcggccatGGTGACGGTGGGAGGAGCTGTGGCCTGTGGCCGGCGCTGGCCGGAAAGGATAAaggaaattttatttcggggaaatAAAATTATATTGAGCGAGCATTTCGCGAGGCGTCTTCCGGCGCGACGCTTTCCTGGTCGTTCGATCCGCCGACTTAAATTCATAAAACCATCACAATACAGGCACCGTTAGtttaacaaaaaaagaaacatcacAACACATTTGGGTGTCATTTTGCACGGAACGCAAAGTATAATATTGACAAAAGACACTGACAGTTTTTTGACGTGGCAAAAAGAGAAGACGGCCCGAGGCAAATGTAAGTTACTAGTTCGGTCGGAGACGCATTTTTGGATTGCCCCACACAGTCCATTCATTCTACTCCATGGTCACCCCCTCTCCCACGGACGCCTTTGTTGCTGCCCCTTTTACACGGTCTAGTCGTCGGTGTTATGGTATCCTGAAACGCGACAAGAAAAGTGTAGACTTTATGTTGATATTGGATTCAAATGTAAGCATTCTCTCTTGCATGTCTCGTAGGCTATGGTTAAGATTAGGGTTCTTGCCAATTTAAGAAATTTGATAATTTAGAGCTCAGTTTGTATCAAATCTAGCCGATTTGATTGAATTCAAGCCCCTCTCGTCATTAAGGACTCTAGCATTCTGGTTATTGTAGAGTACAAGAAGGTTTCTGTCTTGGGCTACCACAAGAAAGAATAAAGAAACGTGTACCCTTCCGTCTCATAACATAAGAGCATTTTTTACATTATATTAATATAaaaaacgttcttatattatggAAGGGGGAGTAACATTCAAAGGAAGCCTCGCTAGAAGGAAGTTTTATGATTGTGTCGATAATGTAAGCCACACGTCTGGTCTTTCTTTCCTTATTCATGCTCTTTAGATTTTTCATGTATGTatatatgatgaacatgatatgTTTCACTACTACATAAATGTCTACGAGTGATGGATGTCAAAAGCACAACAATGACGGGCGAGTCTCTCAGGGGTGCCCGCCACTAGTCTGTGCCATTGATAGCATAGCATTTATGGCCGACGCATGCGCACCACTAGTAGTAAATATGTAATAATGGATGGATCTAGTCATCCGTTACTGGGAATGTTTGTTACAATGGCGGGCATCGCTTCGCACCCATCATAACTATATCGTCCCACATTGAACGACACTTTTGGTTGCTCACCAATAGTATAATTAGATATTAAAAGTAGTTGTCATACAACATTACAACATATGTATGCCACATTAGGAACAACACATTTTATCATAATAATGATCCAGATGCATTGTAATTGATATATGTATGACAGTACAATTCACATAACAACATCACAACTAAGTACACATAGTCTGAGTGAAACCTGCGGTATGTTACAAACATATACAACCTCATGATAACAACAACACTATAATGACAATGAATTAGACAAATAATATCCGTCTGCTCGTCTAGATGGTCATCCATACTTCATGGTTGATTTTCTTAGTGGGGATAATTAATGTGGTGCCTTAGTTGGGTCATACTCGACAGGTTTACCTCTAATTTCCGAAAACACTCGTTTCCGCCCGACCACTTTCCTTCTCTTACGCTTTTGCTCTTTGACCGTTTGACCATTACTTTGAAAACTTCATGAAAAAATCATACGAACTCAGAAAAaatcaaataatatatcaaaatgtTCACAGAAACATAGCCTATATGTGCATGTCATTCGCATTCACAACAAAAATGTTGGAAAGATCCCATTTGAGTTTTATTTTAAGTCAGGAATGGGGACTTTCCACCATTTTTGTCAAGAATGCAAATGGCATGcacatataggtgatgttttgTGAACATTTTGATATTTTATTTGATTTTTTCTGAGTTAGTATGAATATTTTATGAAGTTTTTAAAGTGCAGGTCAAACGGTCAAAGGGCAAAAGCATAAGTGAAATAAAGTGGTTTCGGAGGGAACGAGTGTTTTCGAAAACTAGGGGTAAACCTGCCGAGTGTGACCCAACTAGGGGCATAAATTCAATTATCCCTTCTTTGTGAGGACAAACTTGGAGTAGTaatcctctgtttttagtcttatATCCTTTATAGCGGTTGTTCTCGTAACCATCCACGTGTTCATTACATTTCCCCATGAATCATAGACTCTTGGATTCTTCCCATAGTACACCTCATACCACTTCATCTACAAAGATAAATAAACAAGCTAACAACAAGTCAATTCATAGTTATCCAATTACATTTAGCAAAGTCATATAACAATCTTCCTAGCAACATAGAAATTACGTTCACAGGCATCGATCATACAGATCACATAAAGGCAGTGCACAACTAGTTCACAAGCAAAATTTTAGCTCCGTCATAGCAACATGAAATTCAGTTCATATACATCGATCATATAAATCACATAAAGATAGTGCACAAGTAGTTCACAAGTAGTTCACAAGAAAAGGTTCAGCTCCGTCATGAGCTCTCCTCACCTCCAAACATCTTGTTAATCTCGGCTAGGGCGGTCCTCGCAGCTTTGGTGGCTGCTCGCGCACTCTCGGCGACTTCTCCCGCACTCTCGGAAGGGCTCTCGATGTATGCTCGAGTGCTCTCTACATATGAGAGCATGATCTCAATGTACTCAACCACCCTCTTGACGGAATCTATGGTTGAAGGAGTCCTAACGAGGTGTATCGGCTTCCCCATCAAAATCGCACAAAAACAGATTTGACATTTCTATAAAAGACATTTTTCATGAAAGTAGCTATATGAGCACACAAAAGTGTAGGATTCTTGCCACGCTGGAGGTTTTCTACCATAGAACAAGATATCTTTCATCGGGTGGATGCTTCTCACTCTTAAGTGGTTGTACATATGTTGGACACCCCTTGATTGGTAGTTGGACCATCGGTGATGGTCATCTTTACCCTCTCCTCCTGCTTTACCAAGGTCTTAGAGGAGAAGGGGAACGATCCCCTACGGCAACAGTCGGTTCATCTCTCAAGTGGTGGTATCTATGATGTACACTCACTCACTGTTATTTCGATCGTCGGTGATGGTCGCATTCACTGTCTCTTCCTGCTTTACCAAGGTctgagaggaagagaagaggaagGACGACTCCTACGACAATAGTAGGTGTCCTCCTCTAAGAACATATATCATCTCTCAAGTGGTTTCATATATCATGTACACTCACTCACTATTATTTGCAATTATCGATGATGGTCGTCATTCCCCTCCTCCTGCTTTACCAAGGTCTCAAaggaagaggagagaaaagaCGACCATATATGACAACACTATGTATCCTTCCCTTGGAACAACTCTCATCTAAGTGTGCATGCCATCCTCGATAGGAAGGGGGTTGAGGGTTTTCTTGGGTTCGATGATGGATGAAATGTAACCGCTCTTTTAATGAGCAGTGGATTGTGTTGAGTGGTGGGAACTTAAACTGTGGGAACACATTCGAGTTTAACTATGGAGGGATGCGAGGAGACAGACAAAGGCGAGGCCGTCCATCTTCCATTAGATAGTGGAAAGTGTATTGAATTAGCTTATTCCTCAAATTACTTTTCAACCCAGAAATGATCCTGGATTCGAATTCGTACGGCCATAATTTATGTTcactagttcactttagaccaaaTTTTGGTAAGATTTTTTAGGAGTAATGTCATTTTTGTAATGTGAAAAATCTATAGTACATTACATGATGAACACCATTGTTCAATTGACATGCACAATGTCACATATATTGTTGGCTGTCTTTTGCACCTCACTTCAAATATATGTATGAATCAACATGCAGGTTTCAAAGCAAAGTACAATGAAAGAAATTTATGTATGAATGCACCCATAACATGAGACCATGACATGGTGTATCTATTAATCACATTTGTTCTTGTGGCACGACAATTGCAAATGGTTGCTCACCTCCCGACTTGTGCATTTTACACACATGCATCGATTAACATTTGTGGATTCCAGTCTTAGTATAACCAAACATCCTCTAATTAATTTGAGGCTTCTTTACGAAACAACATGTCATACCGTAAAAAGAAATGTCTATTCTTAACCATTTTGGAAATCATGTGCACAAGGCAAGTGGTTGCTCACTACAAAAAATTAAGGGTTGGCTTGTGCGTATATATGCGTGGATCTACATGTCCGGATTCAAATTATAAACAACCAAACGTTTACCAATTCAATTTGAGACTTCTTGACCAAGAAAACATATCGtaccctgatgtctactacacaactttatcctTATAGActctgttgggcctccaagcgcagagttttgtaggacagtagcaatttatcatcaagtggatgacctaaggtatatcaatccatgggaggggtAGGATtaggatggtctctctcaagcaatcaTGTGATCAAATATAAAAAAATCTCTTATGGCcataacacacccaatacaatggcaaattgtataggtgcactagttcagcgaagagatgatgatataagtgtagtatggatagtagatataggtttttgtaatctgaaaatgtaaaaacagcaaggtagcaagtagtagaagtgagcaTAAAATGTATTGCAACGCTTGGGAATaaggcatagggttcatactttcactagtgcaacctCTCaacacaatgctaacataatagaatcatatgatcatcccttaatgtgcaacaaagaatccctccaaagttcataagtagccgAGATTATAAGataaaattgttgtaggtagtataaCTACCTTAAAGCTATTCTCTACGATCAAcctattgagctattcctataagtgtcacaaacagacctagagttcgtactagaataacacctatgatacaaatCAATCaacccctaatgtcacctagatacccaATGTCacatcaagtatccatgggttaattattcgacatgcattaaacaatttcagattcatcatattc harbors:
- the LOC123409351 gene encoding peptidyl-prolyl cis-trans isomerase CYP28, chloroplastic isoform X1, which gives rise to MAATATATSLGLALHRRDHDPRSNRRPVPSSSLASTSAFRSRRAKCSCRVVPPPSAAAGDLEGNEVLAEGHTLKQSLSNEMLPSSSTKATSSMADHVSLSSLHHHPNSQSSCFATSKPNHDNTHKYNQSPQIPRRSLVMLPASSLLLSASSSFAIDDTKAPSPSTIDTTITDRIFMDFSICPSFFSNDRTLGAELASCPDSEPLGRVVFGLYGRLLPITTTNFKTTCTASAYRGTLVHKVLQGQFFAAGRQGSRRDKGVVQPPSKLVRNVETVDPKAYQLRHARPGTLSLCLEQNDDDDSIKLSPNYHNVEFLVTTGPGPCPDLDGQNIVFGTVLEGMDVITSIATIPTYKPGERIQLFNDFAQLIGDERAQSARAMWDRPQKTVYISGCGELKVTKPSLSPPSLP
- the LOC123409351 gene encoding peptidyl-prolyl cis-trans isomerase CYP28, chloroplastic isoform X2 encodes the protein MLPSSSTKATSSMADHVSLSSLHHHPNSQSSCFATSKPNHDNTHKYNQSPQIPRRSLVMLPASSLLLSASSSFAIDDTKAPSPSTIDTTITDRIFMDFSICPSFFSNDRTLGAELASCPDSEPLGRVVFGLYGRLLPITTTNFKTTCTASAYRGTLVHKVLQGQFFAAGRQGSRRDKGVVQPPSKLVRNVETVDPKAYQLRHARPGTLSLCLEQNDDDDSIKLSPNYHNVEFLVTTGPGPCPDLDGQNIVFGTVLEGMDVITSIATIPTYKPGERIQLFNDFAQLIGDERAQSARAMWDRPQKTVYISGCGELKVTKPSLSPPSLP